A single genomic interval of Bradyrhizobium sp. sBnM-33 harbors:
- a CDS encoding murein transglycosylase A, which produces MALEARAKTRSLTGLALGVLALACSIAPSDAAAVRHSPSQKPSHLPPVRHLPYPQLELPFQINGGQYAPVAWTEIAGWSEDDHLAAYKAFRTSCKPIAAQQKPPADPKALGTSLRDPCRIARGLELSDGVKARAFFEAHFLPLRISRLGEGEGFVTGYYEPIVDGSRTENEVYKVPVYRRPSNLFVRGTTQSSAGLPNKGQVFRKIGRRKLVPYYDRAEIEDGAIAGRGLEICWLKDQTDLLFSQIQGSARVSLDDGSTLRINYDAHNGFPYTPVGRILIERNIIPKDQMSMQKIRDWMEQNPNEADELRRQNKSYVFFREVQLSDKDEAVGAQGVPLTPGRSIAVDKSLHVYGTPFFIEGELPIESERSKTSFRRLMIAQDTGSAIVGPARADLYFGAGLDAGKVSGRLRHNARFVILVPKSLDPVARGRKMPVPDERPSAMIAKLFPQTDPLKDASKDPKNAGKPSDVTAATNARPAMQATTSSAAGPSPAPAVQAAVAEPVPLPEPRPNVEAVSAKPQPRHLRRYRHHR; this is translated from the coding sequence TTGGCACTGGAAGCGCGGGCTAAGACGCGGAGCCTTACGGGGCTTGCGCTGGGCGTGCTCGCTTTGGCGTGCTCGATCGCACCATCGGATGCCGCAGCAGTGCGCCATTCACCTTCGCAAAAGCCTTCCCATCTGCCGCCCGTCCGTCACCTGCCATATCCACAGCTCGAACTGCCGTTTCAGATAAACGGGGGCCAGTATGCGCCCGTCGCCTGGACCGAGATCGCGGGTTGGAGCGAGGACGATCATCTCGCCGCCTACAAGGCATTTCGCACGAGTTGCAAGCCGATAGCGGCGCAGCAAAAGCCGCCGGCCGATCCAAAGGCACTCGGCACGTCGCTCCGCGATCCTTGCCGCATCGCCAGAGGCCTCGAACTATCCGATGGCGTGAAGGCGAGGGCCTTCTTCGAGGCGCACTTTCTTCCCTTGCGCATTTCGCGGCTTGGCGAAGGCGAGGGCTTTGTTACCGGCTATTACGAACCAATCGTCGACGGCTCACGGACCGAGAACGAGGTCTACAAAGTGCCGGTCTATCGCCGGCCGTCGAACCTGTTCGTCCGTGGCACCACACAGAGCTCGGCCGGCCTGCCGAACAAGGGCCAGGTGTTTCGCAAGATCGGCCGCCGCAAGCTGGTGCCTTACTACGATCGCGCCGAAATCGAGGATGGCGCGATTGCCGGCCGCGGCCTCGAAATCTGCTGGCTGAAGGACCAGACCGACCTGCTGTTCTCGCAGATCCAGGGCTCGGCGCGGGTCAGCCTCGACGACGGCTCCACCCTTCGCATCAATTACGATGCGCACAACGGCTTCCCCTATACGCCGGTCGGCCGCATCCTGATTGAGCGCAACATCATCCCCAAGGATCAGATGTCGATGCAGAAGATCCGGGACTGGATGGAGCAGAATCCCAACGAGGCCGACGAGCTGCGGCGGCAGAACAAGTCCTACGTCTTCTTCCGCGAGGTGCAGCTTTCCGATAAGGACGAGGCGGTCGGCGCCCAGGGCGTGCCGTTGACGCCGGGCCGGTCAATCGCGGTCGACAAGTCACTGCATGTCTATGGCACGCCTTTTTTCATCGAGGGCGAACTGCCGATCGAATCAGAGCGATCGAAGACATCGTTTCGCCGCCTGATGATTGCGCAGGACACCGGCTCCGCCATCGTCGGCCCCGCGCGTGCCGATCTCTACTTCGGCGCCGGCCTCGACGCCGGCAAGGTGTCCGGCCGCCTCCGCCACAATGCCCGCTTCGTGATCCTGGTGCCGAAGAGCCTTGATCCGGTGGCGCGTGGCCGCAAGATGCCGGTGCCGGACGAGCGGCCGTCGGCGATGATCGCAAAACTGTTCCCGCAAACCGATCCGTTGAAGGATGCGTCCAAGGATCCGAAGAATGCCGGAAAGCCGTCCGATGTTACGGCGGCGACCAACGCCAGGCCCGCGATGCAGGCGACGACATCGTCTGCAGCCGGGCCCTCGCCAGCCCCAGCCGTCCAGGCTGCCGTAGCAGAGCCAGTACCGCTTCCAGAACCGCGGCCGAACGTTGAAGCGGTTTCGGCAAAGCCACAGCCGCGTCATCTGCGCCGATATCGCCATCATCGATGA
- a CDS encoding Tim44/TimA family putative adaptor protein, with protein MDIYTIIFLALAVFIFLRLRSVLGQRTGSERPPYDRAAPNVVQRTQDNNVVPMPGTVIDQAPLAPNADIAPADRWKGIAEPGTPLAAGLDAITAQDSSFDPRHFLSGARSAYEMIVLAFANGDRRALKDLLSSEVYESFEAVIKDREKHEQKTETRFVSIDKAELVSAEARDRAAQLTVRFVSQMISVTRDKTGAIVDGNPDKVADITDVWTFARDTSSRDPNWKLVGTGSAG; from the coding sequence GTGGATATTTACACCATCATCTTCCTGGCGCTGGCGGTCTTCATCTTCCTGCGCCTGCGCAGCGTCCTCGGACAGCGCACCGGGAGCGAACGGCCGCCCTATGATCGCGCCGCTCCCAACGTCGTCCAGCGTACGCAGGACAACAACGTCGTTCCCATGCCGGGTACCGTCATTGATCAGGCGCCGCTGGCGCCGAATGCCGATATTGCGCCGGCCGATCGCTGGAAAGGCATTGCCGAGCCGGGCACGCCGCTCGCCGCAGGCCTTGACGCCATTACCGCCCAGGACTCCTCATTCGATCCCCGACACTTTCTCTCCGGCGCTCGCAGCGCCTACGAGATGATCGTGCTGGCCTTCGCCAATGGCGACCGCCGAGCGCTGAAGGATCTCTTGTCGAGCGAAGTCTATGAGAGCTTCGAGGCCGTGATAAAGGATCGCGAGAAGCACGAGCAGAAAACCGAAACGCGGTTTGTTTCGATCGACAAGGCCGAGCTGGTGAGTGCGGAAGCCCGCGACCGCGCGGCGCAACTGACGGTTCGCTTCGTGTCGCAGATGATTTCGGTCACACGCGACAAGACCGGCGCCATTGTCGATGGCAACCCCGATAAGGTCGCCGATATCACCGATGTCTGGACTTTCGCCCGCGATACGAGTTCTCGCGATCCGAACTGGAAGCTGGTTGGCACTGGAAGCGCGGGCTAA
- the secB gene encoding protein-export chaperone SecB, whose product MTNGNGAPPEQAPPQLNVLAQYTKDLSFENPNAPSSLQPQQQQPAINIQINVSANNLAQNEFEVTLSIEGKAENAGKVMFSFELAYAGVFRIVNVPQEQLHPLVMIECPRLLFPFAREIIATAVRDGGFPPLMLDPVDFVGLYRQNMERQAAAQAAAGAKPS is encoded by the coding sequence ATGACCAACGGCAACGGCGCGCCTCCCGAACAGGCCCCTCCCCAGCTCAACGTGCTGGCCCAGTACACCAAGGACCTGTCGTTCGAGAATCCGAACGCGCCCTCCTCGCTGCAGCCGCAACAGCAGCAGCCGGCAATCAACATTCAGATTAATGTTTCGGCGAATAATCTCGCGCAAAACGAGTTCGAAGTGACGCTTTCGATCGAGGGCAAGGCTGAAAATGCCGGCAAGGTGATGTTCAGCTTCGAACTCGCCTATGCGGGCGTGTTCCGCATCGTCAACGTGCCGCAGGAACAGCTTCATCCGCTGGTCATGATCGAATGCCCACGGCTGTTGTTCCCGTTCGCGCGCGAGATCATCGCAACCGCGGTGCGCGACGGTGGCTTCCCGCCCTTGATGCTCGATCCCGTCGATTTCGTCGGCCTGTACCGCCAGAATATGGAGCGGCAGGCTGCGGCGCAGGCCGCTGCCGGCGCGAAGCCGAGCTAA
- the dnaQ gene encoding DNA polymerase III subunit epsilon, with protein MREIVLDTETTGLDPLRGDRLVEIGCIEIFNRMPTGQTFHRYINPERDMPAEAFAVHGLSTEFLASKPLFTEVVEEFLEFIGDAPLVIHNASFDISFINAELDRIKRQPILRDRLVDTLLLARRKHPGVSNRLDDLCSRYAIDNSRRTKHGALLDAELLAEVYIDLIGARQSQLILASETRITVTSGIGDTPRRQREIPLAPRITDEEREAHRAFIATLGDKPIWNDFLPAAV; from the coding sequence ATGCGCGAAATCGTTCTCGATACCGAAACCACAGGCCTCGATCCGCTGCGCGGCGATCGGCTGGTCGAAATCGGCTGCATCGAGATTTTCAACCGCATGCCGACGGGACAGACGTTTCACCGCTACATCAATCCCGAGCGCGACATGCCGGCCGAAGCCTTTGCTGTGCACGGCCTGTCGACCGAGTTCCTTGCGAGCAAGCCGCTGTTCACCGAAGTGGTCGAGGAGTTCCTGGAGTTCATCGGCGACGCGCCGCTGGTGATCCACAACGCCTCGTTCGACATCAGCTTCATCAATGCCGAGCTTGACCGCATCAAGCGGCAGCCGATCTTGCGCGATCGGTTGGTGGACACGCTGCTATTGGCGCGCCGCAAGCATCCCGGCGTGTCGAACCGGCTGGACGATCTCTGCTCGCGCTATGCGATCGACAATTCCCGCCGCACCAAGCACGGCGCGCTGCTCGACGCCGAACTCTTGGCCGAGGTCTATATCGACCTGATCGGCGCGCGGCAGTCGCAACTGATTCTGGCGTCGGAAACCCGCATCACGGTAACCAGCGGAATCGGCGATACGCCACGCCGGCAGCGCGAAATACCGCTGGCGCCGCGAATCACCGACGAAGAGCGCGAGGCCCATCGCGCCTTTATCGCTACATTGGGCGACAAGCCGATCTGGAACGATTTTCTACCGGCAGCGGTCTAG
- the coaE gene encoding dephospho-CoA kinase (Dephospho-CoA kinase (CoaE) performs the final step in coenzyme A biosynthesis.) — MRILGLTGSIGMGKSTTAKLFTEAGVPVYDADAAVHKIYEGEAAPAIEAAFPGTTVEGKVDRAKLSAKVVHDPAAIKRLEQIVHPMLGASRQKFLDEAERSGAPVVVMDIPLLFETGGEKRVDAVVVVTTDPTTQRERILARGTMTSQALDAILARQLPDAEKRKRADFVVDTSHGLDPVRARIRDILAEVVKMPQRRT, encoded by the coding sequence ATGCGGATTCTGGGACTCACCGGCTCGATCGGGATGGGGAAATCCACCACCGCAAAACTGTTCACCGAGGCGGGCGTGCCGGTTTACGACGCCGACGCAGCCGTTCACAAAATTTATGAAGGCGAGGCGGCGCCCGCGATCGAAGCCGCGTTTCCCGGCACGACGGTGGAGGGCAAGGTCGATCGCGCCAAATTGTCCGCCAAGGTGGTGCATGACCCTGCTGCCATCAAGCGGCTCGAGCAGATCGTTCACCCAATGCTCGGCGCGTCCCGCCAGAAATTCCTCGATGAGGCCGAGCGGTCCGGCGCGCCGGTTGTCGTGATGGACATCCCGCTGTTGTTCGAAACCGGCGGCGAGAAACGCGTCGATGCGGTGGTCGTGGTCACGACCGATCCGACAACCCAACGCGAGCGAATTTTGGCGCGCGGCACCATGACATCGCAGGCGCTCGACGCCATTCTGGCGCGGCAGTTGCCCGATGCCGAAAAGCGCAAGCGCGCGGATTTCGTGGTGGATACATCGCATGGGCTGGACCCGGTGCGCGCACGGATCCGCGACATTCTGGCCGAGGTGGTTAAGATGCCGCAACGGCGAACCTGA
- a CDS encoding Maf family protein: MTIWRGQYPLILASQSRARQMLLANAGISFDAVPADIDERSVQKNSGLSAPGEIAGLLAREKAWFVSSKNPGRYVVGADQTLALGNRLFSKPAGRAQAADQLRLLAGQTHELHSAVAVARDGKLVFSDVSIARMTMRRLGESEIEAYLDQAGQAVTTSVGAYQLEGLGVHLFERIEGDHFTILGLPLLPLLAFLRGEGLLNV, from the coding sequence ATGACCATATGGCGTGGACAATATCCGCTGATTCTCGCCTCGCAAAGCCGCGCGCGGCAGATGCTGCTTGCCAATGCCGGCATTTCGTTCGACGCTGTTCCTGCCGATATCGACGAACGATCCGTGCAGAAGAACTCAGGCCTTTCCGCACCCGGTGAAATCGCGGGCCTCTTGGCGCGCGAGAAGGCGTGGTTCGTATCGTCGAAAAATCCGGGACGTTACGTCGTCGGAGCCGATCAGACGCTGGCTTTGGGAAACCGGCTGTTCAGCAAGCCGGCTGGCCGCGCACAGGCCGCAGATCAATTGCGGCTGCTTGCCGGCCAGACGCACGAGCTGCACTCCGCCGTTGCGGTTGCCCGTGACGGCAAGCTAGTGTTTTCCGACGTGAGCATTGCCAGAATGACGATGCGGCGCTTGGGCGAGAGCGAGATCGAAGCCTATCTGGATCAGGCCGGGCAGGCGGTCACCACCAGCGTAGGCGCTTATCAGCTTGAAGGGCTAGGGGTGCATCTATTCGAACGGATCGAAGGGGACCATTTCACCATTCTCGGCCTGCCGCTGTTGCCGCTACTGGCGTTCCTGCGCGGCGAGGGTTTGCTCAATGTGTAG
- a CDS encoding pyruvate, water dikinase regulatory protein, protein MPTTGNYFHLHLVSDSTGETLITVARAVAAQYANVTAVEHVYPLVRSQKQLDRVLDEIEEAPGIVLFTLLEKDLVARLEAKCRNINIPSLSIIGPVMQLFEAYLGAATTGRVGAQHVLNAEYFKRIDALNYTMMHDDGQHVEGLEEADVVLVGVSRTSKTPTSIYLANRGVRTANVPLVPGIPLPHQLETLKKPLVVSLHATPERLIQVRQNRLLSMGADTPNDDYIDRQAVADEVAYARKLSARFSWAQLDVTRRSIEETAAAVLKLFTDRQRQRLAE, encoded by the coding sequence GTGCCCACTACCGGCAACTATTTTCATCTTCATCTGGTCTCGGACTCGACTGGCGAGACGCTGATCACGGTGGCGCGCGCGGTCGCCGCGCAGTACGCCAACGTGACGGCGGTCGAACATGTCTATCCGCTGGTGCGCAGCCAGAAGCAGCTCGACCGCGTACTCGACGAGATCGAGGAAGCACCGGGCATCGTGCTTTTCACATTGCTGGAAAAGGATCTGGTCGCCCGGCTGGAAGCCAAGTGCAGAAACATCAACATACCGAGCCTCTCCATCATTGGGCCGGTGATGCAGTTGTTTGAGGCCTATCTGGGCGCGGCGACGACGGGCAGGGTAGGCGCCCAGCACGTTCTGAACGCGGAATATTTCAAGCGCATCGATGCCCTGAACTACACTATGATGCATGACGACGGGCAGCACGTCGAAGGCCTGGAAGAGGCGGATGTCGTACTCGTCGGCGTATCACGCACCTCGAAGACGCCGACGTCGATCTATCTCGCCAACCGCGGCGTCCGTACCGCGAACGTGCCGCTGGTCCCGGGCATTCCGCTGCCGCACCAACTGGAGACACTGAAAAAGCCGTTGGTCGTCAGCCTTCATGCGACGCCGGAACGGTTGATCCAGGTCCGGCAAAATCGCTTGCTGAGCATGGGCGCCGATACCCCCAACGATGATTACATCGATCGTCAGGCGGTGGCCGATGAAGTAGCCTATGCGCGAAAGCTGAGCGCCAGATTCAGTTGGGCGCAGCTCGACGTGACACGGCGTTCGATCGAGGAAACCGCCGCGGCGGTGCTAAAATTGTTCACCGATCGCCAGCGGCAGCGGCTTGCCGAGTGA
- the hemJ gene encoding protoporphyrinogen oxidase HemJ, translating to MYEWITITAYPWIKALHVIAVISWMAGMLYLPRLFVYHCEAEVGSKQSETFKAMEWRLLKVIINPAMIIAWLAGLYMAWSGHWYTSGWFHAKLTLVVILSGLHGFFSRWVRDFAADRNTRSQKFYRIINEVPTALMIFIVILVIVKPF from the coding sequence ATGTACGAGTGGATCACGATCACGGCCTATCCGTGGATCAAGGCGCTGCATGTGATCGCCGTCATCTCGTGGATGGCCGGCATGCTCTATCTGCCGCGGCTGTTCGTCTATCATTGCGAAGCCGAGGTCGGATCGAAGCAGTCCGAAACCTTCAAAGCGATGGAATGGCGCCTGCTGAAGGTGATCATCAACCCCGCGATGATCATCGCTTGGCTAGCCGGGCTCTATATGGCCTGGAGCGGACATTGGTACACGTCCGGCTGGTTTCACGCCAAGCTGACGCTGGTGGTCATCCTGTCGGGTCTCCACGGCTTTTTTTCCCGCTGGGTTAGGGATTTCGCCGCCGACCGGAATACCAGAAGTCAGAAATTCTATCGTATTATCAATGAGGTACCAACCGCCCTGATGATTTTTATTGTCATCCTGGTGATCGTGAAGCCGTTCTAG
- the rho gene encoding transcription termination factor Rho, whose product MREMKLQDLKSKTPAELVTFAEESGVENASTMRKQELMFAILKQLAIQEIDIIGEGVVEVLSDGFGFLRSPDANYLPGPDDIYVSPSQIRRFGLRTGDTIEGHIRSPKEGERYFALLKVNTLNFEDPEKSKHKVNFDNLTPLFPDQRFRLELEDPTRKDLSARVIDIVAPIGKGQRALIVAPPRTGKTVLMQNIAHSITANHPECYLIVLLIDERPEEVTDMQRSVKGEVVSSTFDEPAVRHVQVAEMVIEKAKRLVEHGRDVVILLDSITRLGRAYNTVVPSSGKVLTGGVDANALQRPKRFFGAARNIEEGGSLTIIATALVDTGSRMDEVIFEEFKGTGNSELILDRKVSDKRTFPAIDISRSGTRKEELITDPQLLKKMYVLRRILNPMGTMDAIDFLLDKLRNTKNNAEFFDSMNT is encoded by the coding sequence ATGCGGGAAATGAAACTCCAAGACCTCAAATCGAAAACGCCGGCCGAGCTCGTTACGTTCGCCGAAGAGAGCGGGGTCGAGAACGCCAGCACCATGCGCAAGCAGGAGCTGATGTTCGCCATTCTCAAGCAGCTCGCGATTCAGGAAATCGACATTATCGGCGAAGGCGTCGTCGAGGTTCTCTCCGACGGCTTCGGCTTCCTGCGCTCGCCCGACGCTAACTACCTGCCCGGCCCCGACGATATCTACGTCTCGCCCTCGCAGATCCGCCGCTTCGGCCTTCGCACCGGTGACACCATCGAAGGCCATATTCGCAGCCCGAAAGAAGGCGAACGCTATTTCGCGCTGTTGAAAGTCAACACGCTCAATTTCGAAGATCCGGAAAAGTCCAAGCACAAGGTCAATTTCGACAATTTGACGCCGCTGTTTCCGGATCAGCGCTTCCGTCTCGAGCTCGAAGACCCGACGCGAAAAGACCTTTCCGCAAGGGTGATCGATATCGTCGCCCCGATCGGCAAGGGCCAGCGCGCCCTGATCGTGGCGCCGCCGCGCACCGGCAAAACCGTGCTGATGCAGAACATCGCGCACTCCATCACCGCCAATCATCCAGAGTGCTATCTGATCGTGCTTCTGATCGACGAGCGTCCGGAAGAAGTCACGGACATGCAGCGCTCGGTGAAGGGCGAGGTAGTGTCGTCGACGTTCGACGAGCCGGCGGTGCGCCACGTCCAGGTCGCCGAGATGGTGATCGAGAAAGCCAAGCGCCTGGTCGAGCACGGCCGCGACGTCGTGATCCTTCTCGACTCGATCACGCGTCTGGGCCGCGCCTACAACACCGTGGTGCCGTCATCCGGCAAGGTGCTGACCGGCGGTGTCGATGCCAACGCATTGCAGCGGCCGAAGCGATTCTTCGGCGCAGCGCGCAACATCGAGGAGGGCGGTTCGCTCACGATCATTGCGACCGCACTGGTCGACACCGGCAGCCGCATGGACGAAGTCATCTTCGAAGAATTCAAGGGCACCGGTAACTCCGAACTGATTCTCGACCGCAAGGTCTCGGACAAGCGGACCTTCCCGGCGATCGACATCTCGCGCTCCGGCACCCGCAAGGAAGAGCTGATCACCGATCCGCAGCTCCTGAAGAAGATGTACGTGCTGCGCCGGATCCTCAATCCGATGGGCACCATGGACGCGATCGACTTCCTGCTCGACAAGCTTCGCAACACCAAGAACAACGCCGAGTTCTTTGACTCCATGAATACCTGA
- the mnmE gene encoding tRNA uridine-5-carboxymethylaminomethyl(34) synthesis GTPase MnmE produces the protein MHPRDQTIFALSSGRPPSAIALVRVSGPQAGKVVTALVGKLPAPRMATRALLHDVSQRPIDDAVVLWFPGPASATGEDVAEFHVHGGRAVLAALFAALSAFENVRPAEPGEFTRRAFENGKLDLTEAEGLDDLIHADTDRQRRQALRQLKGLLGDRARDWRARIIEASALIEAGIDFSDEGDIPAELIAPALAKVEALLAEIEEVLAGQGRSERLRDGLVVAIAGPPNVGKSTLMNQLARREVAIVSPHAGTTRDIIEVQLDLDGYPVTVIDTAGIRETDDPVEQEGVRRARARAADADLVLWLADSPRAAIDHDWDAPVWRVRNKVDLEDATRPLAEAEKPGQRSFQISASRGDGLPELIGALIGFAQSYFGSSEAGLIGRTRQRKLLEDAVVALRRSLAVVGQGEELAAEELRIAAHSLGRLLGRVDVEDILDVIFREFCVGK, from the coding sequence ATGCATCCGCGGGATCAGACCATTTTTGCACTGTCGTCGGGCCGGCCACCGAGCGCGATTGCCTTGGTACGCGTTTCGGGTCCGCAGGCCGGGAAGGTCGTGACGGCACTGGTCGGCAAATTGCCGGCGCCGCGAATGGCCACGCGAGCGCTCCTCCATGATGTCAGCCAGCGGCCGATCGACGATGCGGTGGTGTTGTGGTTTCCGGGTCCCGCCAGTGCGACCGGAGAAGACGTCGCGGAATTTCACGTCCATGGCGGGCGCGCGGTGCTGGCTGCTTTGTTTGCGGCGCTGTCCGCATTCGAAAACGTTCGACCGGCCGAGCCCGGCGAATTTACCCGGCGTGCTTTCGAGAACGGCAAGCTCGATCTGACTGAGGCGGAAGGCCTAGACGATCTCATCCATGCCGATACCGATCGGCAGCGGCGCCAGGCGCTGCGCCAATTGAAGGGATTGCTCGGCGACAGAGCACGCGACTGGCGCGCACGGATCATCGAAGCGTCTGCGTTGATCGAGGCCGGGATCGATTTCTCGGACGAGGGCGACATACCGGCAGAATTGATCGCGCCGGCGTTGGCGAAGGTCGAAGCGCTGTTGGCCGAGATCGAGGAAGTCTTGGCGGGGCAGGGGCGGAGTGAGCGGCTTCGCGATGGGCTCGTCGTGGCAATCGCCGGACCGCCGAATGTCGGCAAGTCGACGCTGATGAATCAGCTCGCGCGCCGGGAGGTCGCGATCGTCTCGCCGCACGCCGGCACCACGCGCGATATCATTGAGGTGCAGCTCGATCTCGATGGCTATCCGGTAACCGTGATCGATACCGCCGGGATTCGAGAGACGGACGATCCGGTCGAGCAGGAGGGGGTTCGTCGCGCCCGGGCCCGCGCTGCGGATGCGGATCTTGTGCTGTGGCTTGCCGACTCGCCGAGGGCAGCGATCGACCACGATTGGGATGCGCCAGTTTGGCGCGTGCGAAACAAAGTCGATCTCGAAGATGCGACTCGGCCATTGGCCGAGGCCGAGAAACCAGGCCAACGAAGTTTCCAGATTTCGGCGAGCCGGGGCGACGGGCTGCCGGAGTTGATTGGCGCTCTGATCGGTTTCGCCCAAAGTTACTTTGGCAGCAGCGAGGCGGGCCTGATCGGACGGACGCGGCAGCGGAAGTTATTGGAAGATGCCGTAGTGGCGTTGCGTCGTTCCTTGGCGGTAGTTGGGCAGGGTGAGGAACTGGCGGCTGAAGAATTGCGCATTGCAGCCCATTCGTTGGGACGGCTGTTGGGGCGTGTGGATGTCGAAGACATTCTCGACGTCATTTTTCGAGAGTTCTGTGTAGGCAAGTAA